The following are from one region of the Dreissena polymorpha isolate Duluth1 chromosome 2, UMN_Dpol_1.0, whole genome shotgun sequence genome:
- the LOC127865755 gene encoding peroxisomal 2,4-dienoyl-CoA reductase [(3E)-enoyl-CoA-producing]-like, with product MSQTSEKERCINNYNYLFRKDLLQNKVAFITGGGTGIGFTIAEVLMRHGCDVVIASRRLEKVKESAATLSAETGRRCLPLQMDVRDPKKIQAAVSEAMKQFEKINILVNNAAGNFLSPAEGLSFNAFRTVMDIDALGTYNVTKVIFDEYMKKHGGVIVNITATLQVRGQVFQLHAGAAKAAIEAMTRHLAVEWGEKGIRIMCVAPGPIEQTEGFSRLGGKAMTREYVENIPIQRVGTREDIANTVLYVVSDAAKLLTGTTIIADGGSWLTSENNLQRIKKIMTNQSKL from the exons ATGTCACAAACATCTGAGAAAGAACGATGCATAAATAATTACAACTATCTGTTCAGAAAGGACCTGCTACA GAATAAGGTAGCATTCATTACTGGAGGCGGTACAGGAATTGGCTTTACTATTGCAGAAGTGTTGATGCG ACATGGCTGTGATGTGGTTATTGCCAGTCGGAGGCTGGAGAAGGTCAAAGAATCAGCAGCCACTCTCTCTGCAGAGACGGGCAGGAGGTGCCTGCCGCTACAGATGGATGTTAGGGAT CCTAAGAAAATCCAGGCAGCAGTTTCCGAGGCAATGAAACAGTTTGAAAAAATCAACATTCTTGTAAATA ATGCTGCTGGTAATTTTCTGAGCCCAGCTGAGGGTCTGTCATTCAATGCTTTCCGAACTGTGATGGATATCGATGCCTTGGGAACTTACAACGTCACAAAGGTCATTTTCGATGAATATATGAAG aaaCACGGAGGAGTCATTGTGAACATTACAGCCACACTGCAGGTCAGAGGTCAGGTGTTCCAGCTACATGCAGGGGCTGCAAAGGCTGCCATAG AGGCAATGACCAGGCATCTGGCTGTAGAATGGGGTGAGAAAGGGATCCGGATCATGTGTGTGGCTCCTGGGCCTATAGAGCAGACAGAGGGATTTAGCAGGCTAG GAGGAAAGGCAATGACACGCGAGTATGTGGAGAACATCCCCATCCAGAGGGTTGGTACGAGGGAAGATATCGCAAATACGGTTCTCTATGTGGTGAGCGATGCAGCTAAGTTACTGACTGGTACCACGATTATTGCTGATGGCGGTTCTTGGCTCACCAGTGAGAACAATCTACAGAGAATTAAAAAGATTATGACAAACCAGTCAAAATTGTAA